In Ignavibacteria bacterium, a genomic segment contains:
- a CDS encoding GNAT family N-acetyltransferase, with translation MKITDLDESHQSLYFLCLEDWSDEIKEAGNHKEEWYRKIKDKGLRVKLALNDEGTVGGMIQYLPIEHSTVEGKDLYFIYCIWVHGYKKGRGNFQKRGMGKALLQAAEDDAKSLGAKGIAAWGISLPFWMKASWFKKHGFKKVDKEGMQVLMWKPFTDDVIPPKWIRQKKFPPVTEGKVTVTAFKNGWCPAMNLTFER, from the coding sequence ATGAAAATAACTGACTTAGACGAATCTCATCAATCACTTTACTTCCTATGCTTAGAAGATTGGTCTGATGAAATCAAAGAAGCAGGCAATCACAAAGAAGAGTGGTATCGTAAAATAAAAGACAAAGGTCTCCGCGTAAAGCTTGCACTCAACGATGAAGGGACCGTCGGCGGAATGATTCAATATCTGCCGATTGAACATTCAACTGTTGAAGGAAAAGATTTATATTTCATCTATTGCATTTGGGTTCACGGATACAAAAAAGGTCGCGGAAATTTTCAGAAGCGCGGAATGGGGAAAGCGTTGCTTCAAGCCGCCGAAGATGATGCGAAATCACTCGGCGCAAAAGGAATTGCCGCATGGGGTATCTCACTTCCCTTCTGGATGAAAGCTTCCTGGTTCAAAAAGCATGGATTCAAAAAAGTCGATAAAGAAGGAATGCAAGTTTTAATGTGGAAGCCATTCACCGATGATGTAATCCCGCCAAAATGGATCCGGCAAAAAAAATTCCCACCTGTAACAGAAGGCAAAGTAACAGTAACAGCATTCAAAAACGGCTGGTGCCCTGCAATGAATCTAACTTTTGAGAGA
- a CDS encoding DUF3368 domain-containing protein produces the protein MQSVVVSDASCLILLDKINHLELLNKLFGQVIITSIVGEEFGKPLPVYIRIENPKNIVYQNILETILDKGEASSIALALEKEDCLLIIDDQKGRREARLLNVKITGTLGLIALAKEKGLIKSAREILDLIIQTDFRISKSSIENILRKAGE, from the coding sequence ATGCAAAGCGTAGTAGTATCTGACGCAAGCTGCCTAATCTTACTTGACAAAATTAACCACCTTGAATTACTTAACAAATTATTTGGGCAGGTAATCATCACGTCTATCGTAGGAGAAGAGTTCGGTAAACCTTTGCCTGTATATATTCGAATAGAAAATCCCAAGAATATTGTTTATCAAAATATTCTCGAGACGATTTTAGACAAGGGTGAAGCAAGTTCAATTGCATTAGCTTTGGAAAAAGAAGATTGTCTGTTGATAATCGATGATCAAAAAGGAAGAAGAGAAGCCAGGTTATTAAACGTTAAGATTACAGGCACACTTGGGTTAATTGCATTAGCAAAAGAAAAGGGATTGATTAAATCTGCAAGAGAAATTCTCGACTTAATAATTCAAACTGATTTTAGAATATCTAAAAGTTCAATAGAAAATATTCTTAGAAAAGCTGGAGAATAA
- a CDS encoding UPF0175 family protein, protein MKTLTINIPDSLEIDSREAKLLLASQLYEKGKLSLGQAAEMAGLSKRAFMEILADYDVSIFNYPTDEIDNDFENAKRSSI, encoded by the coding sequence ATGAAAACGCTAACTATAAATATCCCAGATTCTTTGGAAATAGACAGTCGAGAAGCAAAGCTACTTCTAGCGTCACAATTGTATGAAAAAGGCAAATTGTCGTTAGGACAAGCGGCGGAGATGGCGGGATTATCAAAAAGAGCTTTCATGGAAATACTTGCGGATTATGATGTTTCTATCTTTAACTATCCTACCGATGAAATAGATAACGACTTTGAAAATGCAAAGCGTAGTAGTATCTGA
- a CDS encoding DUF433 domain-containing protein, which produces MLHWRERITSDPAVCHGKACIKGTRIMISVILENLADGVSESEILKSYPSLSPEDVKAAIAYAAELSRERLAPLPI; this is translated from the coding sequence ATTTTGCACTGGAGAGAAAGAATCACTTCTGACCCTGCTGTTTGTCATGGTAAAGCTTGTATTAAGGGAACTCGTATAATGATCTCTGTCATCTTAGAGAATTTAGCAGATGGAGTAAGCGAATCCGAAATTTTAAAGAGCTACCCTTCTCTTTCTCCCGAAGACGTTAAAGCCGCGATAGCTTATGCGGCAGAACTATCCAGAGAGAGACTTGCCCCCTTACCTATATAG
- a CDS encoding SagB/ThcOx family dehydrogenase, whose translation MKQKKYFLISFLILLGFVSVIILTFIPEITNSNSKSIEEQSLKQETIKLPQPNFKSTISVEEAMLKRRSVRYFSDKSLTLAEISQLLWSAQGITEPRDGLRTAPSAGALYPLEVYVVAGKVENLEAGIYKYKPQTHELIKIVKGDKRTELYNAALQQSSIQTAPANLVFPAVYERTSRKYRDRAERYVHIEIGHAAQNVCLQAVSLGLGTVTIGAFYDNKVKKVMQLPKNEEPLYIMPIGKKVE comes from the coding sequence TTCCGGAAATAACCAACAGCAATTCTAAATCAATCGAGGAGCAAAGCTTGAAGCAAGAGACAATTAAACTTCCTCAACCGAATTTCAAAAGCACCATTTCGGTTGAAGAAGCAATGCTCAAAAGACGATCTGTCAGATATTTTTCTGATAAGTCATTAACGCTTGCAGAAATTTCTCAACTGCTTTGGTCTGCACAAGGGATTACAGAACCAAGAGACGGATTGCGCACAGCGCCATCTGCCGGAGCGCTTTATCCTTTAGAAGTCTATGTCGTCGCCGGCAAAGTTGAAAACCTTGAAGCAGGAATTTACAAGTACAAACCTCAAACGCACGAGTTAATAAAAATTGTTAAAGGAGATAAACGAACTGAGCTTTACAACGCCGCACTTCAGCAATCGTCAATTCAAACAGCTCCTGCAAACCTGGTTTTCCCTGCGGTGTATGAGCGTACATCGCGGAAGTACAGAGACCGCGCTGAAAGATACGTTCACATTGAAATTGGACACGCTGCGCAAAACGTTTGCCTGCAAGCTGTCTCGCTCGGTTTGGGAACTGTAACAATCGGTGCTTTTTACGACAACAAAGTTAAAAAAGTAATGCAGCTGCCAAAAAACGAAGAACCGCTTTACATTATGCCAATTGGAAAAAAAGTTGAGTAA